A single region of the Pseudomonas mandelii genome encodes:
- a CDS encoding FdhF/YdeP family oxidoreductase — translation MSQHRQADQKPVPRYKPYKGPAGGWGALASVARAWLTSDNALKNLRMMLKTNKNGGFDCPGCAWGDSNEAGMVAFCENGAKAVNWEATKRRVDGAFFAKHSVSSLLEQSDYWLEYQGRLTEPLSYDAETDRYKPISWEAAFALIAKHLQGLSSPNQAEFYTSGRASNEAAYLYQLFVRTYGTNNFPDCSNMCHEASGVALAQSVGVGKGTVTFDDFEHADAIFVWGQNPGTNHPRMLEPLREAVKRGAQVVCINPLKERGLERFQHPQHPIEMLTNGDKPTNTAYFRPALGGDMAVLRGMAKFLLQWERDAQKAGEPAVFDHDFLNEHSVNVLEYLGTVDDTSWEQIVEQSGLPLVEIEQAARMYAKGKNVIMCWAMGITQHRHSVATIQEIANLMLLRGNIGRPGAGLCPVRGHSNVQGDRTMGINERPPVAFLDSLERRFQFKVPRENGHNVVEAIHAMAEGRAKVFIGLGGNFAQATPDSPRTFQALSNCDLTVQISTKLNRSHLAHGKDALILPCLGRTDIDIQAEGAQAVTVEDSFSMVHASNGQLQALSNQMRSEPWIIAGIAAATLGSRPVDWNWLVADYSRIRDLIADTIPGFRDFNEKIKNPGGFYLGNSAGARKWNTPSGRANFRPNALPKDLVHERTRATGVLPDLIMQSMRSHDQYNTTIYGLDDRYRGVKGQRDVLFVNEADIIRLGFKPGQKADIVSIWDDGRERRVKGFTLLAFDIPAGQAAAYYPEVNPLVPLESTGDGSHTPTSKFVAIRLEMASETGLILAKSA, via the coding sequence GTGAGTCAACACCGTCAAGCCGACCAGAAACCCGTCCCTCGCTACAAGCCCTACAAAGGCCCGGCCGGTGGCTGGGGCGCACTGGCCAGCGTTGCCCGGGCCTGGTTGACCAGTGACAACGCGCTGAAAAACCTGCGCATGATGCTCAAAACCAACAAGAACGGCGGGTTCGACTGCCCCGGTTGCGCCTGGGGCGATTCCAACGAAGCCGGCATGGTGGCGTTCTGCGAGAACGGCGCCAAAGCGGTGAACTGGGAAGCGACCAAACGGCGTGTCGACGGCGCTTTCTTTGCTAAACACAGCGTTAGTTCGTTGCTGGAACAGAGCGACTATTGGCTGGAGTATCAGGGTCGCCTGACCGAGCCATTAAGCTATGACGCCGAAACCGATCGCTACAAGCCGATCAGCTGGGAAGCGGCGTTCGCCTTGATCGCCAAACATTTGCAGGGCCTGTCGAGCCCGAATCAGGCCGAGTTCTACACCTCGGGCCGCGCCAGCAACGAAGCGGCGTACCTCTATCAATTGTTCGTGCGCACCTACGGCACCAACAACTTCCCCGACTGCTCGAACATGTGCCACGAGGCCAGCGGCGTGGCGTTGGCGCAAAGTGTCGGTGTCGGCAAAGGCACCGTGACCTTCGACGACTTCGAACACGCCGACGCGATTTTTGTCTGGGGCCAGAACCCGGGCACCAACCATCCGCGGATGCTCGAACCATTGCGCGAAGCCGTGAAACGCGGCGCGCAGGTGGTCTGTATCAACCCGTTGAAAGAGCGGGGCCTGGAACGCTTCCAGCACCCGCAGCACCCGATCGAAATGCTCACCAACGGCGACAAGCCGACCAACACCGCCTACTTCCGCCCGGCGCTAGGCGGCGATATGGCGGTGCTGCGTGGCATGGCGAAATTCCTGCTGCAATGGGAGCGCGACGCGCAGAAAGCGGGTGAGCCGGCCGTGTTCGACCACGATTTCCTCAATGAGCACAGCGTCAACGTCCTGGAGTACCTGGGCACCGTCGACGACACTTCCTGGGAGCAGATCGTCGAGCAGTCCGGCCTGCCCCTGGTGGAAATCGAGCAAGCGGCGCGCATGTACGCCAAAGGCAAGAACGTCATCATGTGCTGGGCCATGGGCATCACCCAGCACCGCCACTCAGTGGCAACCATCCAGGAAATTGCCAACCTGATGCTGCTGCGCGGCAACATCGGCCGGCCGGGCGCCGGCCTGTGCCCGGTGCGTGGCCACAGTAACGTGCAGGGTGACCGGACGATGGGCATCAACGAACGTCCGCCGGTGGCGTTCCTCGATTCCCTGGAGCGGCGCTTCCAGTTCAAGGTGCCGCGTGAAAACGGTCATAACGTGGTCGAGGCGATTCATGCCATGGCCGAAGGCCGCGCCAAAGTCTTTATCGGTCTGGGTGGCAACTTCGCCCAGGCAACCCCGGACAGCCCGCGCACCTTCCAGGCCCTGAGCAATTGCGACCTGACCGTGCAGATCAGCACCAAGCTCAACCGCAGCCATTTGGCCCACGGTAAAGATGCGCTGATTCTGCCGTGCCTGGGCCGTACCGACATCGATATCCAGGCCGAAGGCGCGCAAGCGGTGACCGTCGAAGATTCGTTCAGCATGGTCCACGCCTCCAACGGCCAGTTGCAGGCACTGTCGAATCAGATGCGCTCGGAGCCTTGGATCATCGCCGGCATCGCTGCCGCGACCCTGGGCAGCAGACCGGTGGACTGGAACTGGCTCGTGGCCGATTACAGCCGCATTCGCGATCTGATCGCCGATACCATTCCGGGCTTTCGCGACTTCAACGAGAAGATCAAGAATCCGGGCGGTTTTTACCTCGGCAACAGCGCCGGTGCACGCAAGTGGAACACCCCGTCCGGGCGCGCCAATTTCCGCCCGAACGCCCTGCCCAAGGACTTGGTGCACGAACGCACCCGCGCCACGGGCGTGTTGCCGGACCTGATCATGCAATCGATGCGTTCTCACGATCAGTACAACACCACGATTTATGGGCTGGATGACCGTTACCGTGGCGTGAAGGGTCAGCGGGATGTGTTGTTCGTCAATGAAGCGGACATCATTCGTCTGGGGTTCAAGCCTGGGCAGAAGGCTGACATCGTTTCGATCTGGGATGATGGACGTGAGCGTCGAGTGAAGGGCTTTACGCTGCTGGCGTTTGATATTCCTGCGGGGCAGGCGGCTGCTTACTATCCAGAAGTGAATCCACTGGTACCGCTGGAAAGCACCGGAGATGGCAGCCATACGCCAACGTCGAAGTTTGTGGCGATCCGTCTGGAAATGGCGAGTGAGACCGGGTTGATTTTAGCCAAGTCGGCTTAA
- a CDS encoding glycine zipper domain-containing protein, with protein sequence MKFSSILLLSLGLVSGFASAGGTTEAGVGGALGGVLGSVVGQSLGGNTGSTIGAALGGAGGSAVGADKRSRGEAAIGGALGAAGGNVVGRSMGGTTGSLIGSAAGGGAGGALGNYMGNKSDEDDDRRSYRGGRDDRRYYRDGHPGRGHAYGHRKHNKHYRHH encoded by the coding sequence ATGAAGTTCTCCTCGATTCTCTTGTTGTCCCTTGGCCTGGTCAGTGGCTTCGCTTCTGCCGGAGGCACCACCGAAGCAGGTGTGGGCGGCGCATTGGGCGGGGTTCTTGGCTCGGTCGTCGGTCAGTCGCTTGGCGGTAATACGGGTTCCACCATTGGCGCGGCCTTGGGCGGCGCGGGTGGTAGCGCAGTCGGCGCAGACAAACGCAGCCGTGGCGAAGCCGCCATTGGTGGTGCGTTGGGCGCAGCAGGCGGTAACGTGGTCGGCCGCAGCATGGGCGGCACCACCGGCAGCCTGATTGGCTCCGCAGCAGGCGGCGGCGCCGGTGGCGCGCTGGGTAACTACATGGGCAACAAGAGCGATGAAGACGATGATCGTCGCTCCTATCGCGGCGGCCGTGATGATCGTCGCTACTACCGTGACGGCCACCCGGGCCGAGGTCATGCCTACGGTCATCGCAAACATAACAAGCACTATCGTCATCATTGA
- a CDS encoding acyl-CoA thioesterase: MSNPMPQRTDYPHFQPITTRWHDNDAYGHVNNVTYYSFFDTAVNTYLIEIGGLDIHDGEVVGFVVSSSCDYFASIAFPERIEIGLRVGKLGNSSVQYELAVFKAGEDEACAAGRFVHVFVDRTSNQPVAIPAGLRGALERLVV, encoded by the coding sequence ATGTCCAACCCGATGCCCCAACGCACCGACTACCCGCACTTCCAGCCCATCACCACCCGCTGGCACGACAACGACGCCTACGGTCACGTCAACAACGTCACTTACTACAGCTTCTTCGACACGGCAGTGAACACCTATCTGATCGAAATCGGTGGCCTGGATATCCATGACGGCGAGGTGGTGGGTTTTGTGGTGAGTTCGTCTTGCGATTATTTCGCCTCCATCGCCTTTCCGGAGCGGATCGAGATCGGTCTGCGGGTGGGCAAGTTGGGTAACAGCTCGGTGCAGTACGAACTGGCGGTATTCAAGGCCGGGGAAGACGAGGCCTGCGCGGCGGGGCGCTTCGTGCATGTGTTTGTGGATCGGACGTCGAATCAGCCGGTGGCGATCCCTGCCGGATTGCGTGGTGCATTGGAGCGTCTGGTGGTTTGA
- a CDS encoding 3-hydroxyacyl-CoA dehydrogenase has product MSQTPFNIQRAAVIGAGTMGRGIVMCLANAGVPVQWVDNNPQMLEQALITVADTYAHNVRQGRIDQAEADARIARVTAAADYAAIREVDLVIEAVYENLELKQKIFRELDGLLKPEAILASNTSALDIDAIAAATHRPAQVLGLHFFSPAHIMKLLEIVRGAQTSPAVLDAALELGARMGKVSVVAGNCEGFIGNRMLNTYVLEARKMLLEGAYPYQVDAALQGFGFAMGPFRMYDVVGVDLGWRARELAGTGQDAPEVQVDNRLCELGRFGQKSGNGYYHYEPGSRQAEHDPEVDALVLNVSEGLGFQRREISPEEILERCLLALVNEGAKILQEGIAGSAHDIDLVYLNGYGFPADKGGPMAWADQQGLADIHQRLMALEARQGDHWKPARLIGELELMGKGFADK; this is encoded by the coding sequence ATGAGCCAGACACCGTTCAACATTCAGCGCGCCGCCGTGATTGGTGCGGGCACCATGGGCCGTGGCATTGTCATGTGCCTGGCCAATGCCGGGGTGCCGGTCCAATGGGTCGATAACAACCCGCAGATGCTGGAACAGGCGCTGATTACCGTGGCGGACACCTACGCGCACAATGTGCGCCAGGGTCGCATCGATCAGGCCGAGGCGGATGCGCGCATCGCTCGGGTCACGGCAGCGGCTGATTATGCGGCGATCCGCGAGGTTGACCTGGTGATCGAAGCGGTTTACGAAAACCTTGAGCTCAAGCAAAAGATCTTTCGCGAACTGGACGGGCTGCTCAAACCCGAAGCCATTCTGGCCAGCAACACTTCAGCGCTGGATATCGACGCCATCGCCGCGGCGACTCACCGTCCGGCTCAGGTCCTGGGGCTGCACTTCTTCAGCCCGGCGCACATCATGAAATTGCTGGAAATCGTTCGCGGTGCGCAGACTTCGCCCGCCGTACTCGATGCGGCGCTGGAGCTGGGCGCGCGCATGGGCAAGGTCAGCGTGGTGGCGGGCAACTGTGAGGGTTTCATCGGCAACCGCATGCTCAATACCTACGTGCTTGAAGCGCGCAAGATGCTGCTTGAGGGCGCTTATCCCTATCAGGTGGATGCGGCGCTGCAAGGCTTCGGTTTTGCCATGGGGCCGTTTCGCATGTACGACGTGGTGGGCGTCGACCTGGGATGGCGGGCTCGGGAACTGGCAGGCACAGGCCAGGATGCGCCTGAGGTTCAGGTGGATAACCGTCTGTGCGAACTGGGGCGATTTGGTCAGAAGAGCGGCAATGGCTATTACCACTATGAGCCGGGCAGTCGACAGGCAGAACACGATCCTGAAGTCGATGCGCTGGTGCTAAATGTTAGCGAAGGGCTTGGCTTCCAGCGTCGGGAGATAAGCCCTGAGGAGATTCTTGAGCGCTGTCTGCTGGCGCTGGTCAATGAAGGCGCGAAGATCCTTCAGGAAGGTATTGCGGGGTCGGCGCACGACATTGATCTGGTGTACCTCAACGGTTATGGCTTCCCGGCGGACAAGGGCGGGCCAATGGCGTGGGCGGATCAGCAAGGGCTGGCGGATATTCATCAGCGTTTGATGGCGCTGGAGGCTCGCCAGGGCGATCACTGGAAGCCGGCGCGGTTGATTGGTGAGTTGGAGTTGATGGGTAAAGGGTTTGCTGACAAGTAA
- a CDS encoding RecQ family ATP-dependent DNA helicase codes for MHNTLEQVFGYPQFRPGQEAAVSAVLAGRSAAAIFPTGSGKSLCYQLPALLLPHLTLVVSPLLALMQDQLAFLQRHGIAAGSIDSAQSRDDASDVMARARSGELKILMISVERLKNERFRNFLQQVPISLLVVDEAHCISEWGHNFRPDYLKLPDYQRQFNIPQALLLTATATPKVIADMEAKFAIAPEDVVTTGFYRPNLNLLVEPVRGQDKRRRLVEWMSERPGQPSIVYVTLQKTAEHIAEHLGRNGIQAEAYHAGLPHEQREAIQKRFMGGQSNCIVATIAFGMGIDKSDIRNVVHFDLPKSIENYSQEIGRAGRDGQPSDCLVLANRDSLNVLENFVYGDTPELDGIRCVLDEMQAAAPEGQWEFLLGPLSDQSNIRQLPLKTLLVQLELRGLIAPRYAYYAEYRFKYLQEPEALLARFEGERRDFVAAIIQTSSRARTWATVNFDALYEQHQAERNRVVKALDYFQEKGWVELESKQMTEVYSLLQANVDSQALSAELHAYFTQHERTEIARIHAMLDLFATDHCLGYRLAEYFGDENAPRQCGHCSVCHGHVARLPSPPELPALVDKNFEALCDDFIHRHEQHTGNVPSAERVTRFLCGISVPLFTKLKARSISGFAALENYPYADVRVWAEQHLAG; via the coding sequence ATGCACAACACCCTGGAACAGGTTTTCGGTTATCCACAGTTTCGGCCCGGCCAGGAGGCGGCGGTCAGCGCGGTGTTGGCTGGGCGTTCGGCAGCGGCGATTTTTCCCACCGGCTCGGGCAAGTCCCTTTGTTATCAATTGCCGGCGCTTTTGCTGCCGCACCTGACGCTGGTGGTCTCGCCACTGCTGGCGTTGATGCAAGATCAGTTGGCCTTCTTGCAGCGCCACGGTATTGCGGCGGGCAGCATCGATTCGGCCCAGAGTCGGGACGACGCAAGTGATGTGATGGCCCGGGCCAGGTCCGGCGAACTTAAGATTTTGATGATCTCTGTGGAGCGCCTGAAGAACGAGCGCTTTCGCAATTTCCTGCAGCAGGTGCCCATCTCGTTGTTGGTGGTGGACGAGGCGCACTGCATCTCGGAGTGGGGCCACAATTTCCGTCCCGACTATCTCAAGCTTCCCGACTACCAGCGCCAGTTCAACATTCCGCAGGCGCTGCTGCTGACCGCCACTGCGACGCCCAAAGTGATCGCGGACATGGAGGCCAAGTTCGCCATCGCACCCGAAGACGTGGTGACCACCGGTTTCTACAGGCCGAACCTCAATCTGCTGGTCGAGCCGGTACGCGGTCAGGACAAGCGCCGACGTCTGGTCGAATGGATGAGCGAACGTCCTGGCCAGCCGAGCATCGTCTACGTCACCCTGCAAAAAACCGCCGAGCACATCGCCGAACATCTGGGACGCAACGGCATCCAGGCCGAGGCCTATCACGCCGGTTTGCCACACGAACAACGCGAAGCCATCCAGAAACGCTTCATGGGCGGGCAGTCGAATTGCATCGTTGCCACCATCGCCTTCGGCATGGGCATCGACAAGAGCGACATCCGCAACGTGGTGCATTTCGATCTGCCCAAATCCATCGAAAACTACAGCCAGGAAATCGGCCGCGCCGGACGAGACGGGCAGCCATCCGACTGCCTGGTATTGGCGAACCGCGACAGCCTCAACGTGCTGGAAAACTTCGTCTACGGCGACACGCCGGAACTGGACGGCATTCGTTGTGTGCTCGATGAGATGCAAGCTGCCGCGCCAGAGGGGCAGTGGGAGTTTCTGTTGGGGCCCTTGTCGGACCAGAGCAACATTCGCCAATTGCCGCTGAAGACTTTGCTGGTGCAACTCGAGCTGCGTGGCTTGATTGCCCCGCGTTACGCCTATTACGCCGAATACCGCTTCAAGTATCTGCAAGAGCCGGAAGCCTTGCTGGCCCGCTTCGAGGGCGAGCGAAGAGACTTCGTTGCAGCCATCATTCAGACTTCCAGCCGTGCGCGGACCTGGGCTACGGTGAATTTCGACGCGCTCTATGAACAGCATCAGGCCGAGCGTAACCGGGTGGTCAAGGCCCTGGATTATTTCCAGGAGAAAGGCTGGGTCGAGCTGGAAAGCAAGCAGATGACCGAGGTCTACAGCCTGCTGCAAGCGAATGTCGACAGTCAGGCACTGAGCGCCGAACTGCACGCCTATTTCACCCAGCACGAACGTACCGAGATTGCTCGGATTCACGCGATGCTGGATCTGTTTGCCACCGACCACTGCCTGGGCTATCGCCTGGCCGAGTACTTCGGCGATGAAAACGCGCCTCGTCAGTGTGGACATTGTTCGGTGTGTCATGGGCACGTGGCGCGACTGCCATCGCCGCCGGAATTGCCGGCGCTTGTGGATAAAAACTTTGAAGCGCTGTGCGATGATTTTATCCACAGGCATGAACAGCACACCGGCAATGTGCCGTCGGCTGAACGCGTAACGCGATTTTTGTGCGGGATCAGCGTGCCGCTGTTTACCAAGCTCAAGGCGCGTTCGATATCGGGATTTGCGGCGCTGGAAAACTATCCGTATGCCGACGTGCGGGTGTGGGCTGAACAACATCTCGCAGGCTGA
- a CDS encoding polysaccharide deacetylase: MQWLRMASILLLWAGVCRLAGAADTDNSLILANVDRTGWPDAMTSQANVDTASRAEVLMFGKVLLASEMLDEQNLKQRLGVQDVKLKSVRRVRDGLWDRLLVTYRGASQNCDGEPFCPRVRSVADLRQLAAAFTGEISPAHVVWVSKSQTVHEQALNDQLRVAVLVP, from the coding sequence ATGCAATGGCTACGTATGGCCTCGATTTTGTTGCTGTGGGCAGGTGTTTGTCGTTTGGCGGGCGCAGCTGACACGGATAATTCGTTAATCCTCGCCAATGTGGATCGCACCGGTTGGCCAGATGCGATGACAAGCCAGGCCAATGTGGACACTGCGTCCCGCGCCGAAGTGTTGATGTTCGGTAAGGTGCTGCTGGCCAGCGAAATGCTCGACGAACAAAATCTGAAACAGCGACTGGGCGTGCAGGATGTAAAGCTCAAGTCGGTCAGGCGAGTGCGTGACGGGTTGTGGGATCGGTTACTGGTCACCTACCGCGGCGCCAGTCAGAACTGCGACGGCGAACCCTTCTGCCCTCGCGTGCGAAGCGTCGCCGATTTGCGTCAGTTGGCGGCGGCGTTCACGGGGGAAATCAGCCCGGCCCATGTGGTTTGGGTGAGCAAGAGCCAAACCGTTCACGAGCAAGCGCTGAATGATCAATTGCGTGTGGCGGTGTTGGTGCCCTGA
- a CDS encoding DUF1493 family protein — MNLSPNFPDDQVMHLLMQLLHEELGLPERKTISLTTSINFDLGCNGADARHLMESLEQQFGIDLDDYDAYRYFQPEGFDVHLKRKAKGRGDKIPLTIGMLYQAVKVQRWDTQELEGIEPNT, encoded by the coding sequence ATGAACCTCTCCCCCAACTTCCCCGACGACCAAGTCATGCACCTGCTCATGCAGCTGTTGCACGAAGAGCTCGGCCTGCCCGAACGCAAAACCATCAGCCTCACCACCTCGATCAACTTCGACCTGGGCTGCAATGGCGCTGATGCGCGGCATTTGATGGAATCGCTGGAACAACAGTTCGGGATCGACCTCGATGACTACGACGCCTATCGCTACTTTCAGCCCGAAGGGTTTGATGTGCATCTCAAGCGAAAGGCAAAGGGTCGCGGTGACAAAATCCCGCTGACCATCGGCATGCTTTACCAAGCGGTCAAGGTGCAACGGTGGGATACACAGGAACTGGAAGGCATCGAGCCCAACACATAA